Proteins encoded in a region of the Stieleria neptunia genome:
- a CDS encoding substrate-binding domain-containing protein — translation MNRTYLLMAGSLVALIGIVVMLGDREKPSSSGRAVMLYCAASNRAVMESIRKEYEQEFDRSVDIQYGPSQTLLSSIEVAKQGDLYLPADDSYLNLGKEKGLIAEEIPIAKMQAVIAVPKGNPKSIQSLNDLLRDDVRVVLASPDSAAIGKVVRETLSAIDRWDGLDKTTKAYRGTVNEVANDIKIGAADAGIVYDAVLHTYPDLTFVEIPELAATASQISVGVIASTEHTADALHFARYIASADRGLEHYGNHGFRVSGGDTWADQPELSVFAGSMLRPAIEDTIAAFEKREGVKVNRVYNGCGILVAQMKAGQHPDAYFACDSEFMNQVHDLFPEPVPVSQNELVILVQKGNPKGISSLRDLSKEGLRVGIGHEKQCAMGWITQNTFREGGVQQEIMPNVTVQTPTGDMLVNQLQTGSLDAAVAYLSNAAGASEFLDAIRIQGIDCSVATQPWAVAKQSPYPNLASRLFQQICSTESQDIFAAEGFRWQNLGKDATDE, via the coding sequence ATGAATCGAACCTACCTGTTGATGGCCGGCTCGCTGGTCGCATTGATCGGCATCGTCGTGATGCTCGGTGATCGAGAGAAACCCTCGTCCAGCGGACGGGCCGTGATGCTGTACTGTGCCGCCAGCAACCGGGCGGTGATGGAATCGATCCGCAAGGAGTACGAGCAAGAGTTCGACCGCAGCGTCGACATCCAATACGGACCGTCACAAACGCTGCTGTCGTCGATCGAAGTGGCCAAGCAGGGGGACCTGTATTTGCCGGCCGACGACAGCTACCTGAACCTGGGTAAAGAAAAGGGGCTGATCGCCGAAGAGATCCCGATCGCGAAAATGCAAGCCGTGATCGCGGTCCCCAAGGGGAATCCGAAATCGATCCAAAGCTTGAACGACTTGTTGCGCGACGATGTCCGCGTGGTGTTGGCGAGTCCCGATTCGGCCGCGATCGGCAAGGTCGTTCGTGAAACACTCAGCGCGATCGATCGCTGGGACGGCCTGGACAAGACCACCAAGGCGTATCGCGGAACCGTCAACGAAGTCGCCAACGACATCAAGATCGGTGCCGCCGATGCCGGGATCGTGTATGACGCGGTGTTGCACACCTATCCCGATTTGACCTTCGTCGAGATTCCCGAACTGGCGGCGACGGCGTCTCAGATTTCCGTCGGCGTGATCGCGTCGACCGAACACACCGCCGATGCGTTGCATTTTGCCCGCTACATCGCGTCCGCCGATCGAGGACTGGAGCATTACGGCAATCACGGATTCCGCGTCTCCGGTGGTGACACCTGGGCCGACCAACCCGAGTTGTCGGTGTTCGCCGGTTCGATGCTGCGTCCGGCGATCGAAGACACGATCGCGGCGTTCGAAAAACGCGAGGGGGTGAAGGTCAATCGCGTCTACAACGGATGCGGCATTTTGGTGGCGCAGATGAAAGCCGGCCAGCATCCCGACGCCTACTTTGCCTGTGACAGCGAATTCATGAACCAAGTCCACGACCTGTTTCCCGAACCGGTACCGGTCTCGCAGAACGAACTGGTGATCCTGGTGCAAAAAGGGAACCCCAAGGGGATCTCGTCGTTGCGTGATTTGTCCAAAGAAGGCTTGCGTGTGGGGATCGGTCATGAAAAACAATGCGCGATGGGCTGGATCACTCAGAATACGTTTCGCGAAGGCGGGGTCCAGCAGGAGATCATGCCCAACGTGACCGTCCAAACGCCGACCGGCGACATGCTGGTCAACCAATTGCAGACCGGTTCACTCGACGCCGCGGTGGCTTATCTGAGCAACGCGGCCGGTGCGTCGGAGTTTTTGGACGCGATCCGGATTCAGGGCATCGATTGCAGCGTCGCGACCCAGCCGTGGGCGGTCGCCAAACAGTCCCCATATCCGAACCTGGCATCGCGATTGTTCCAACAGATCTGCTCCACCGAGTCACAAGACATCTTCGCCGCCGAAGGATTTCGTTGGCAGAATCTCGGCAAAGACGCGACGGATGAGTGA